One Methylorubrum extorquens genomic window, CCCTCACGCGTCGGCGAGGCGGCAGCTATCGCCCTCACAGATCACCGTCGGAGGCAGAGGCAGCGGCGGGGCGGCGGTCACGCAGCGATCCATCAGGGCGTCGATCTCGGCCAACGCCTCCGGAGTTGCCCCGGCTTCGAGGCCGGCCTGCCGTGCCTCGGCGGCGCGGAACGCCGCCGCGCTCGATCGACCCGAGGCAAGCAGGGCCCCCGCAAGACTGTGCGAGACGCGCATGACGAGGCCGGGACTCGCCTCAGGGCCGATCAGCAGCCGTACCCGCTCCAGCGCCTCGACGCTCAGAGCCGCGGTGCGCCGCCGCGGGGAGCCTTCCAGGGTCCCGATTCGATCCATCAGGCTCGTCCCTAGCTTGAACAGCGTGTTGAGGTCGTCGGACGCAGCCTGCGTGATCAAGTGCAGTCCGTAGTCCAGCGCCGCGTCGCTCTCGGGCGCGAGCTGCTTGAACTTGCCGAAGCCATGGGTCCGTTCGAGGGCGGGTTCGGCCGCGAAGGCCGCGTCGTAGGCCCGGATCATCCCCTCCCGGTCGCCCGCGTCGAAACAGGCTTTGACCGCCCTCTCCAGGGCT contains:
- a CDS encoding TlpA family protein disulfide reductase, with the translated sequence MSHSELLVGDPAPAIEVETFLKGEPIAAFAPGTVHVIEFWATWCGPCKASIPHLTDLQNRHRAVPIIGVAVGWTDLDEVRAFVHERDEAISYRIAVDRAPAEGTRRTWMRAAWCDAAYEQGVPTAFIVDGENRIAWIGHPMEIDEPLAAVVEGRWDLPAMAEAHRRQLVQNKVREARALERAVKACFDAGDREGMIRAYDAAFAAEPALERTHGFGKFKQLAPESDAALDYGLHLITQAASDDLNTLFKLGTSLMDRIGTLEGSPRRRTAALSVEALERVRLLIGPEASPGLVMRVSHSLAGALLASGRSSAAAFRAAEARQAGLEAGATPEALAEIDALMDRCVTAAPPLPLPPTVICEGDSCRLADA